agggaaaatcctaagggggggtaaccttaggtcctaaggggtggtaaccctaagtgaaagaaaatcctaagggggggtaaccttaggtcctagggggcggtaaccctaggtgaaggaaaatcctaaggggggacaACCTTAGggcatagggggcggtaaccctaggtggaggaaaaccttaaggggcggcaaccttaggtcctagagggcggtaatcctaggtggagaaaaatcctagggggcggtaaccctaggtcctagggggtggtaaccctaggcggaaagtccagtcggtctggaggaccggactgacatcaggtaatctctcctgaggggagtaggtgaggatgcgttccccgtagagggaacagtaggcgtcgggtcgacctagggtttccggttggaaattcgaagtcagactcggatagtccggagactgtcataaacattcttttattattcatactgttattttgtgctaattttgtgttgcaggatattgtttggaactaacaagtcttgcaggtacaaaataagatagttttccctcggatgaacagtgtccgaggtgcctccatggagcttggaggcgcctcgggtgcaaaggatgagctggctgtgaagcaccattggaggcgccttgaagaaggcagaaagCGCCTTGGatggcgccttgagtgaggtttaaggcgccttgaatggatgaagttcgaccagatcagatttgatccacgcggaagaccaggcagcatggaggcgccttgaacagccttcaaggcgccttgaacaccctttataagggggtttcgaccagcacttcacaacaacgaattccaagtgatctctcatcaacgtgctgctccaaaagacactccgaagtgttgctacaagtgcccgacgacccgaagcttcagatttagcatttcttgttgtcggtataatacttatagcttttaattgtactcataattgtaatcttttaacgagcttatagttgttacctaccggaagcgatcaaggatcgcgggccttcgagtaggagtcgccttaggctccgaacgaagtaaatctctgtgtccttctgtttgtgtttgtttgttctttaattccgctgctttaattactctaacgctgttttcgattccgatacgtacgaaatagccacgagcgctattcaccccccctctagcgcttctcgatccaacattaaatattggacttagctaatttttgagTCAAACAAGCAAtcatttcatataatttttttattaatgaagAATTTACCTCGATGTTTGGTTCATCTAAAACGGATACAGATATGTGGCTTGACTCTAACTCAGGTTCAGACTCTGACTTAGGTTTAAACTCGAAATTGGACTCGGCCACTTGTTCTCTTATTGTCGGCGCCAGGAAGCTTGCTTGAACTTATTCTTCTTCATTCGATTCTTCTGACGAAGACTCATCCCACATTGTTTTTAATGTCTTCTTTATTCGTTGCTTTTTGGTCTCCTTTGTGTTTGGACATTTAACCTTGAAATATCCTTTTGGATCATACCCGTAGTAAATCATCTCTGACTTGGCCTTCGTGGTTCGGTTCAGGTCTGGTTGCTTGTTCTTTAATTGGATCACCTTTTTGATTTCGCGCTTGGCGAATCCTTTTATCTTTTTGAATGGTTTATGAACTAGGTTGACTAGTTCGAAGGTAATTTTCTCGTCGTTTTCTAAATCTGATTCATCTTCGAATTTAGGTTCAGGTCAAGACTAGGGCTTCAACTCCTTGTTCTTGATTTTAGCTACAATCAAGGCAATAGCTTTCTTGGCTGGATGTGTATTAAACTGTTCATgtaattaaaattctaaaaaaagttagtttaacttaacttttgaAAGATCTcaggaaactttgtaagcatctatcgTAGATCCCCATAATGTGTTTCTTGGAAATGGTTTTAGTGTGTACTTGATTATGTCCTGGTTCTCGACTTGTTATCTGATTgagtggagtccgttgaggaggACCTGAATCCAGGTGTGTAGCAGACTTGTTAACTCTCCTacctatattttaatattatacaattttTTTAACAGTAAGTCACGCTTGCAAACCTTAGTGTTAgaagtcccttcgtgtagtttgattAGTTTATTACATAGATCTTTTGCACTGATGAATGGATCGACTCGGTTGAGCTGTTCCTTGGTTAAGCTGCACTGGAGGGTCTGAGTTGTTTTGGTGTCGATGTCGATTTTCTTTTTGGTGGAAGCATCCCACTTATTGCATTCGAGTGGTACTCCTTCATTGGTGGGGAGCGTGAATTCAATTTGGATCATGATTCACATCTCCATTTAGATCTTCAAATGGAACTCCATTTGGCCTTTCTAGTAGCTGAAATCATCTCTAGAAAATAAAGACGGTCAAATTATGTTGtatccttcttgatgggtcattcaGAAAACATGTACAGATAAATATAGAGTAAATGTACTAAGACTTGGTCTTAAATTAAGAGAAAAAGAATAAATGAAAAAACAACCAactaaataaaacaaaaaagTGCTAGATTGGTGGTTATACCAATTCAGAACCCCCAccctgataccaattataggatcaaaTATAAAACTAGAGACGAAGAATTAGCACGAGTTGCTAGTTCTtgtttaaaacttctttttctcattttcaaagatagcagcggaaattaaaaaacACAAAGAGACAActttattttttacttggtttacagcTTGTGACTGCTAGTCCAAGGGCCACAAACTTTGTTCACTTTCAATATGCAATCCACTAGAAATCTCTTTCTCAAAAGATAAAGAGACTCATTGTTACAAAGATTGAGGAACGGTAATACGTTTGTAATTCCTAGAATTTAAAGTAGAAAGACAATAAAGTAAAACAAGATATACTGgcaaaaataatagtatgaaaTAAAAGCATAGTTGTTGGAGTAGTAGTGAGTTATGTTGTCGATGTTTTGGAGCGAGACGAGAATGGAAGCATTTGAAAATTGATGAAGAAGCCTCAATTCGAGGGCTTCTTTTATAGACCCAAGTCGGTCTACCGATCCGCTTATCGATATACCGATCACCTTAGAAATGGAATCCAGATTCGAATGATTGGTCTATCGATCATCGGGATCAATCTACCGATCCATCCTTGGCTAGTTCCCTTCCACCATGTCAACTTGTAAATGAAGATCCTCTGTCATGTTGGTATCGCGGTCCTTATGCTTGATTAGCTCCTTTGCCACATCAGTTGATCAACCTTTATCACTTCACCATGTCAACACGATGGTCTTTATCCAATGCCACATCAGCAATCTGGGACTCATCCAGTCCACATCAATACACAGGAGGACTTGGTTGACACATCAGCGTTTAGTCTAATGATCAAGCTGATCGATTTACCCATCTGTTCGATCTCCGATCCAGTTGATTGGTCTACCGATCAtgtaaaacaaaagttagcatagTAATATTATAAGCGggtaaaatagattttgatagtTGTCTAACTATCCGATCTCAACTTCGAAATTCGAGTGAATCCCTTAGTCGGACCATCACTTAAGGATGCCCCTATAAAGAGGGCATGTTCTTATTCGTTCTTCCTTTCGGAAGAACCACTTGATAAGCACCCGTGTGTCATACCATGCAGTGGCAGATCTAGGGGGGAACGGGGGTGTGCTTGAGCACCCCTTTGCTCTCGAAAAATTCCACCAGTATGCTGCAGTCCGAGCGACAGCGAGAAGGAAGACAAGCTCCAGCTTCCTTCTTTGAGCACCCTCTTCCTTTTTTTGTCTAGATCCGCCACTGATTACCATGACTATCAAACACAATTAAGTATTGAACTCCTCTACATTAATGTAGTATAGAGATTACTTGCCTCTCACAAGGAATATAACGGTAAAGTGATAATTGATAAACCTAGGATTGAATGTTATTGCTTTTGGATTTTTTGATATGAAAATAGGGGGTTTGAGTTCTAAGACTAAGAAATGAAAAATAATGCAAATATGAAATAATcataataaatgaaaaataatgcaattaataaaaatttaatttaacataaACTATGATGACAAGGGAATTGAAAGAAAATGAAGCTCTGGTTCTCCCTCTTCTAATCCGAAGATGGATGGATGGAGATGGTGGATGGTGGAGCTCTGAAAGGGACATCCGGTTCCTTCCCTTCTAACCCGAAGAGGAGGATGGTTAGATGGTGGTGATGAAGTGGAGAAGGGGTTCTTCTTTTCGAACCCAAAGAGAAGAGGTGAGAGAGAGGATATGGAAGGAGATTAATGGAGATGAGTTGGAGGAGGTTGACCAACCTTAGATGTCAATGGAGAAGAAGTGACGCTGGAAGAGAGTGATGCGAGGGAGAGATACGGTGGATGAAGAAGATGGGGTGGCCATCGGCCCTTGGAAGTGAGGAGATGGTGGTGAGAGGCGATGGTGAAGAAGATGATAGAGGAGGGTGGCATCGGTGAAGCTTGGCCTCCTTGTCTGAGATTGGTGTGAGGAAGAGGTGGTTGCTTGAGATTAGGGTCGTAAATGAATCAAATCGAACTGAATATGCAGAAAAATCTAAGGCTCGAATTCGTCttgaaataggtatattcgagttcgagctcgattagaagtttgaaattttcaaaatttctggtttgagtttggttcgaattagggctcgggttcgagTTTGGCTCGAAAGATTtgaacatgttcgcgaactattcAAATTATTGCTCGAAAATATGTACTCAAAaggctcaaaatttatttatttaatataaatttaatttatattaataaaatattaaggctCACGAGCGGCTCACGAActatcaaacaatataatttgggctcgagttcggctcgaaaataAGTTCGAACATGTTTGATTTCGGCttgaattcgataaattcgaatacgaatcgaatattttttgAGCCGGCTAGAAAAACTAGCGAGccagcttgattcatttacacccctacttgAGATCCTCCTTGGTGAACTGATAGCTCTTCCTCAAGTGAACCATCCAAAACTTGAACCAACTTCCCAATAAATCATCTCTAAGTTGATCAAACTCTCCAATTGAACCAAGTTAAATGTGAACCATTGATTAAGGGTTGTTGAATCAAATCTTTTCCTTCAATCTTGAACCAGACTCTAAATTGAACTGGCTCCAGTAGATGAACCGATTGATGCTTCAAGTCAACCCATCAAATTTTGGACCAACTCTCCTCAACCCTAGCATTAGGTTCATTTAATTTGATTCAAGCCTTATTCCATGGTTCATCTTCAATAACTAATTATTAGAGATGTTAAACAAGCAAACCCGTAGCAGGGCGGTTGACCCTTAGCTGGACGACCATTTGACAGGGCAGGACGAGTCAACCCGTCATCTTAGCAGATTGAGAAATTTCcaatccaacccaacttaagaCGAGTTGCGGGCTCAACGACCAACCCATGAGCCCaccacaaaaataatatataagatTAACAAGTTTAAGtttggattatttttttttttcaaattgcaGGTCAACCCAAGCCCACAACCGGCAGACCCGTGCGGGTCGCAGGCCCAGATGAATCAACCCGCCTCAATCCTCCTTTAAATGAGTTAATAAAATTTCAATCCAACTCACTCAAATTGTTTGACTGGGTAGGCCAACTTGACGGACCCAACCTAAATTGATGACTTTACCAATTAAATTGAACCGGATTGAGGGTTTTGAGTGAACCTTCTTTAATTCCTTGCAAAATTATGAAATAATGACAAAATCTAGGGAAAGATTATAATGAGATCAAAAATTTATcctacaaaatataatataaatcaaTAAGTATAAGAGTTAAAATAATACatcaaaatgctagttatcactaCTCCACTTTAGGAGTTTATCTCAACTTACCATTTGCCAAACCCTTGGTATTCCATACCTATTTGGGCTTCCTCGGCTCAGCACCCTAGGGCTTTCTGACTTGATCTCTAGTCCTCACTTACCCATCAAGTCCCTCCTATTAGATATTCAATCCGATGACCCATGTAGATTTAGTTGTCTAGTGTCCTTGATATGCTAAGACTTCCTTACCTAGTATTCAGTCCAGCTGACCTACTATAGATTTAACTTGCCTAATATCTAGTTAACCTGAACTACTAAGGCTTACTAGCTAGGTTAATTACATGCACACTTGATTAACTTTGCTAGATCATacttaattttaactttgaacaTTTATCAACATCAAAAATATAGATTTAATTTTCTAGTTTTCACTACATCAACAACGTCTCCTTCCTTGTTCACTATAAAAATATTCGAGCTTACCGATAGAATATTCCGTCGTAATTCCTTTGATAAAATATAATTCTATCGTAATTCTATTTGACGTCATTATTGTTACCGATAATATTATTACTTATTCTTGAAaccatttttttttctatttgttttaaTGTGTGATGCTTTATAACTGACGCCCTCTTCGTAACTAATGCCTCTTAAATCTTGTCTTAATTCGAGCTAATAAAGGCCCATCTTAACCCACCCTTGTTAATACTGCATGGTGCCAATATTCTTCATCACGTTAATGTTCGATGCCTATTAGTGAAGCTTCATGCCTTGTTTTTTTTTGGCATTCATAGCTACAACCGTCAATTTAGATTTGGCCCGTTGTGTTAGCTCGTCTCATCaaacaacttaaataaatttgattgaaATTTTATTAATCCATTTTAAAACAGATCCAGATAGATCAACATGTTTAGGTCTATGACTCACGTGGATCAACTTGTGAAAGTTTAGATTAACTCGcggattaaaaaataattattcaacaatttaaaattagaatGGAAAACTCAGTGAGCTCGTGGACATGATCCACCTAAATCAcaacccattttttttttttttttttaaagatttgtgGGTTGATGTATCTAACCTATAATTCATCTTGAATTGCCCATCTCACCTTGCTCTTGTTTTGTTATATGATGAGTTTTTAACGGCCCGATCCGTCGTTTCATAGGTTGGCCCTACTCGCAGCATAATGGTAGATTATTGAAGTACATTGGATTTGTAACTCACTGTAGTCGTAACCCGATGCCCCTCCCGGCCCGCATCGTCGCCGCCGTAGCTGCTCTCCCTCGTCTCTTCCACCAAGGCGATCATCGTTCCCTTCCTCTCCTGCTCAAATCCCACGCCCTTCTCATCACTCACGGCCTCTTCGACAACGCCTGCATCTTCTCTTCAATCATCTCCGCCTACTCGCACCTCCGCCTTCCCTCACTCGCCCTCCTAGTTTTTCGTCAACACCACTCCCATCACCTCCCCGATCTCATCGTTTACAACTCTCTCCTCTCTGCCTTTTCCCGCAACCACCTTTTCTGCCAAACCCTCTCCTTCTTCCGACGCCTCCGTCTCCGCCTCTCCCCCGACCATTTCAGCCTCTCAATCGCCGCCAAGGCCGCCGCCGAGCTCCTCGACTTGCCAACCGGGCGTTTCATCCACTCCCTCTCCACCCGCCTCGGATACAACGCCGACACGGTACTTTCAAATTCTCTCATGCTGATGTACTTCCGATGCGAGTGCCCACGCGATGCTCGCGTCTTGTTCGATGAATTGCCCCTGAAAAGCGTGGCTTCTTGGAATACTTTGATCTCCGAGTTGGCTGCCGGTGATGCTCTAGAAATATGTCAACTGGTGAAACAGATGCAAACGGAGGGCATCAAACCAGATTCCTTCACAGTTTCCACTCTCCTTACTACGTGCGGCGCCGATAATTGGAGTCAGAAGCGTGGAAAGGAATTGCATTGCTTTATTTTAAGAAATAGTTTCAATGGCGAGCTTGATTTTCACATAAATGCTTGCCTAATAGATATGTATTGTAAGGCTAGGCGAATGGATTTGGCGAAGCATGTCTTCAATGAGATGGACTTAAGGAATGTAGTAGCCTGGACAGCTATGATTGCTGCGCATGTTGAGCACGGACAGAATGAGGAAGCTATCAAGCTTTTCCGTGAGATGGTTCTAAGCAACGGCCTTCTTCCAAACAAGATCACTCTTGTAAGTGTCCTTCCAGCTGTTGCATCTCTTGCGAGCTTGCCAAATGGGAAACAGATGCATGGTTTTGCCATCAGGTTAGGGTTCAATACAGAGACCTCCTTGAACAATGCCTTAATTGACATGTATTCGAAATGTGGAAGCATTGATTCTGCAAGATGCATTTTTGATGACGAATCATGGAAGAAAGATGTTATCTCCAGGAGATCCATGATATCGTGTTATGGCATTCATGGCAGGGGAGACGAAGCAATTGCTTTATTCAGAAAAATGACTAGTCTTGATTTCAAATTTGATCACATCACAAGTTTGTCTGTCCTGTCGGCCTGTGCCAAGAGTGGCCTAGCAATTGAAGGGCTTGAGATATATAATGCATTGGTAAAGAACCATGGAATTACCCCCACTGTTGAAATATGTTCTTGCATGGTTGACATGTTAGGTCGAGCCGGCATGTTGGATCATGCTTTGCATTTCATACAATCAATGCAGTTTACGCCGCCTGCTAGTGTTTGGGGTGCTCTGCTTGCTGCTTCAGTGATTCACAATGATGAGAAACTGCAGCAACTGTCCTATGATTTCCTTCTTAAGTCGGAGCCTGATAAACCTTCCAGCTATGTGTCTGGCTCAAATTTATATGCTTTGTCTCAGAAATGGGATATTGTGGATCAGTTTAGAGCGAGGATGAAAGAACAAGGTCTGAAGAAAACTAGCGGTTCTAGTTGGATTACTTCATAATGACGGAAATAGGAGATGGTGGATTAATGTCCATATGCTATATTTTTTGTAACGTCTCCAGGTAACTCTTGTTGGAACTTCCCATGTTAAAGAACAAGCTTCGGAGTGTCAAAAATGACCCTATGATCCGATCCGAgtctatacaaaaaaaaaaaaatcaagtttgggTCGGAGATTTTTGGattggtttaggtttaggttggaGGGTTTCaggttgaaaatttttaaattggaTTCGGGTCAGGTTCGGATTGACTTGAATTTTGGGATAAGTGgggttttttttattatatatatatatatatatatatatatatatatatatatatatatatatatatatatatatatatatatatatatatatatatatatagtatgatAATAATGGAGTATCGAGATAAAAGTAaataattataagaaaaatagtcTAAAAAAAAGTCGTTATAAATTGGGTTATTCGGGTCAAGGTTGGGTTGATTGGGTTCGGATTTAGGGTTTCGAGTTGAATTTGAGTTTGTGTATGATTaggttaagatttttttttaaaaaaatttctgttCTGAATTTGACCTCATCAATCCAAATTGATATCCCTAGGAGGTGCCCGAAGAAAACTAGTGGTTCTAGTGGATTACTTCCTATGTAGAAAATGTAAGTCATTAGTTAAGCATAAGTCACCTATGGGACATTAGAAATAACGTGGATTTATATTTCAAATGAGTTAGTAAGTCTACTAAAGAATCAATTTTTACATCATTAGGAGTTGAGAAAATTAGTGATACACGATTAACCTACCTTCTTTTTAACACAAGTACTTTATTACACAACAAAAGGAAACTTGACTAGATGTTGCTCATAGAAGgcctattttgaaaattagatacaAGTCTTGCGTAGTCAATCAAGTATGAAAGACTTCTTTTTGGGTGCCTAATAATCGTGTGCCGAACTAGGATTATAAAAATCAATTTGATTTATCGAACCCCTTTATGCTAATGTAGTGTAGAGATTACTCGGGTCgtctcttaaaaaaaatataatggtAGAATGATAAATTTAGGATTCAATGTTATCGCGTTTGGatttttgatgttttgaatggGGGTTCCGATTTTAGGATTAGACTATAAAATGAAATAacaatgaaatctaatctaaactaaaatagaaaattaaaggTAACATGAAAAAAGTAAAGCATTTAATGATCATAAAGCATTCTAGAAAAACCTAATCTAATATAATCTGCTTGCAGCTAACTTAATGATAAGAACAAACATCAACAAAACAAGCATTGCACAAAATTAAACTAATCTAAttgcaaaaaattaaaatttaactaggTTAAAGAAATATTTCATCAAACAAATTGTGGGTATGAATCAAATTAACAAAATATGTGCAATTCTAAACATAGAAGATCAATACAATACAAGTGTTAACATACTAATGATCAATCGGCACACAAAATAAAACAACCCAACAATAAGAAACAACAAAAGTGCACGTGGATGAACTCAAGCTTCGGAGCAAATGGAAAATGTGTGATGACTTTCCAAAGCAGGTTGATCGGAGCTTGGATAAAGGAGGACCTCTTGTCTGCTAACCCAAAGAGAAGAGGGCTATCGTGGAGAATGGAGGAGCCATGGAATCGTCGAAGAGCTGCCCTCCTCTTTTAACTTGAAGAGGAGAAGATGAATTGCTGGAGTGGAGGAGAGGCTGGAATTCAGAAGGGGTTGCCGGATCTCCTCTTCTAACCCAAAGAGGGAGATGGTTGATCGGATGGATAAAGGAGGGTTGTTGGTGCAATGGAGAGTGGAGCTCCcctcttctaacccgaagaggGGAGGATGAAGATGGTCAGCTTCTCTTCTTCTAACCCGAAGAGGAAGTGGTCAAACGGTGGATGGTGAGGAAGAGGTGCTTCAATTCCTTCTCTTTTAACCCGAAGGGAAAAATCGAAGTGCAAGGGTTACCGATGGTTGAAAGGAGGAAGATAAGAGATGAGCTCTGGTGAGGATGAAAGATGAGGGATGAGGATATGAggtggatcaagaagaagataaGGGGTGATGATGGTGAAGGTGGGCATGACGTCGCCATCcccttaatggtggagatagaggagaggaagaaattgTTGATATAGGGAGTATTAGAATCGAACATATATTTTAATATTGttaaaggtttaaagttaaaTCCTGTTGTGATCTAATATGTTGACTAAGTGTACAGACCTAAATTGATTTGATAGATCTAAAGGACCAGACATCATATAGAAGTCTAATTGGATCAGAAGGAGTAGACAGCTGGCAAGAAGCCCAAATTGGTTAGGAAGGATCAGACATCTAGAAAGGAAGACCGGTTGGGTTAGCAGAACCAGATAACTagtaggaagacctagtgggtcaagagaTCAAAAGTCAAAGGAGGTTTGACGACTAGTAAGCAAGTAAACTAGTGTGGAGAGATCTAGTGAAAATGCATCCCAATTTGGGATGACTTAGACATTGATCCAACTTAGAGACAAATTGAAAATCTAAGTTAAAGATCAGACTAGATCCTAGATAGAATCTAAATCACAAATACTTATCATACATATGTCtttctaactttgtgttgcaaggACATATTATTTTTAAGCTAACACATGCAGAAAAATTCACTCTAGGCCCCTTGGGTGAACAGAGGTGCCTCGAGTTACTGGAGACGCCCTGAAGAGGAAGCACTGAAAGCACCTGGGTGAACAAAGGCGCCCCACGCTAGATAAGCTACGAGGATAAACGCCAGTGCATTGGAGGTGTCTGGGAACACTGGAGGCGCTTGGAAGAGGATAAACACCAACAACATTGAATCATATCAATATGCATGGAGGTGCCCCGGATGATACAAATAggataaaatcatagaaatagggaattgtcaaatccacaagagttttacatcaaatctttattacaaatactccctccatcctagaacatagagatatactccatagaacaaggaaagaaattcgaaaacaagaagattataagcatcttgatccctaaatccaagaaagaaagagaagaaaggcttatctacaatgaagaacggtcttcgaatccaatctttgctTCCGGAGTCGAAACGATGAAGATATGCCCTTAGATcgtcggaaaatccctccaagaaggtggaggaacgccccaaAACTcctttccccccaaaagggagaagatcctctttcaaatcttgaagaaggccttatatagaaggggggtttgggcgccacacgaccccgagacacgaccgtgtgaagctcacatggcctgtgctactcccttctctgcctatctcacacgaccgtgtgtgagacacggtcgtGGCTTCCTCTGCCACTGCTCCCCTTGCACAGCCGTGTatatctacacggcctgcactgcctccggCTCTGAAGCTCCTACAtagccgtgtggtgcacacgaccaaggcattcttggcctctggaaatgttgcacagccgtgtagatctacacgaccatgcactGCTTCAGTTTTGGAGGGCTTGCAGGGCCATGTGGTGTACATGGCATGGCCCTgttggcttcaaaacttggcacgatcgtgtgaagctcacacgaccATGACCACTCCCTTTCCTGCTGTAGCCACACGGGTAGTGATCCTCACATGgcttgggcaaccccccatggcagggtcgtgtggcacacaaggATGGTGCATTCCTCCTTTGGTTTGCTTGCAGATCTGGCCACGATCATAGAT
This genomic stretch from Zingiber officinale cultivar Zhangliang chromosome 7A, Zo_v1.1, whole genome shotgun sequence harbors:
- the LOC122002006 gene encoding pentatricopeptide repeat-containing protein At3g12770-like, whose product is MPLPARIVAAVAALPRLFHQGDHRSLPLLLKSHALLITHGLFDNACIFSSIISAYSHLRLPSLALLVFRQHHSHHLPDLIVYNSLLSAFSRNHLFCQTLSFFRRLRLRLSPDHFSLSIAAKAAAELLDLPTGRFIHSLSTRLGYNADTVLSNSLMLMYFRCECPRDARVLFDELPLKSVASWNTLISELAAGDALEICQLVKQMQTEGIKPDSFTVSTLLTTCGADNWSQKRGKELHCFILRNSFNGELDFHINACLIDMYCKARRMDLAKHVFNEMDLRNVVAWTAMIAAHVEHGQNEEAIKLFREMVLSNGLLPNKITLVSVLPAVASLASLPNGKQMHGFAIRLGFNTETSLNNALIDMYSKCGSIDSARCIFDDESWKKDVISRRSMISCYGIHGRGDEAIALFRKMTSLDFKFDHITSLSVLSACAKSGLAIEGLEIYNALVKNHGITPTVEICSCMVDMLGRAGMLDHALHFIQSMQFTPPASVWGALLAASVIHNDEKLQQLSYDFLLKSEPDKPSSYVSGSNLYALSQKWDIVDQFRARMKEQGLKKTSGSSWITS